One Silene latifolia isolate original U9 population chromosome 4, ASM4854445v1, whole genome shotgun sequence DNA segment encodes these proteins:
- the LOC141653410 gene encoding DNA-directed RNA polymerase III subunit 1 encodes MAVRPKEQIQFTKQPYMEDNEPRKLESIKFSMFSEAEIGKVAEVQVSKTNYYDAQKKPIANGLLDPRMGPPNKHSGPCATCHTKYEDCPGHYGYFKLALPVYNVGFVGASLEVLKCICKSCSRILLPEKDCKEFLKKMRGSKDPLQKNELKKKIVKKCSSKAEVKCYRCGYINGKVKKGATVLQIVHNCPKQEKSIEEGRTGFFTPISPQEALLLFNQMHDQDCELLYLSERPEKFITSTILVPPTCIRPSVFVGGGLQSNENDITERFKRIIQASACLRQGMQEPSNTVKFLDDWEYLQVEVAHYINSDVRVISQNQPTKPLSGFVQRLKGKQGRFRGNLSGKRVEFTGRTVISPDPNLKITEVAVPLLMASILTYPECVNHHNIEKLRQCVRNGPKKYPGAKFIIEPNGDKKDLSFTSRKRIADELKIGYIVHRHLEDGDVVLFNRQPSLHRMSIMCHRARIMPWRTLRFNESVCNPYNADFDGDEMNMHVPQTEEARAEAFLLMGVQNNLCTPKNGTILVASTQDFLTSSFLITRKDTFYDRAAFSLLCSYMGDGMDVIDLPSPALIKPIELWTGKQLFSILLRPHSKMRVFVNLMVKEKIYSKTEDRKTNCLEETMCPADGFVYFRNSELISGQVGKATLGNGNKVGLFSVLLRDYEAHAAAACMNRLAKLSARWIGNHGFSIGIDDVQPGKLLNDQKRCRILEGYEECDRLIQSYSEGKLTLMPGCDAAQTLETKITENLNDIREIAAKVCMNSLHWRNSPLIMSQCGSKGSPINISQMVACVGQQAVGGRRAPDGFIDRSLPHFPRMSKTPAAKGFVANSFYSGLTATEFFFHTMGGREGLVDTAVKTADTGYMSRRLMKCLEDLAVSYDMTVRDSSGTIVQFIYGDDGMDPGQMEGAEGFPLDLARLRFKVEATCPAGGTASLSLSEISETINKRLSEFNMRSPGCCSDAFKQKLFEFFDKLAQRRCFVSEQQLQVFLDACVSRLRSKGIEPGTAIGAIGAQSIGEPGTQMTLKTFHFAGVASMNVTLGVPRIKEIIAASKKISTPIIMAKLVDEDNMERAETIKGQIEKTSLGQVAKSIDIVLTATRGSIIVKLDMRKINTLRLGINAYVVKDKIEKSLRKRIKDKLNVKVIDDVELAVTPEVEKNVAHFALHRIMDKLQYVVVKGIDTVERAIVADDEKRKGKLNLVVEGIGLREVMGTYGIDGLNTESNHIIEMHQTLGIEAARSSIIKEIKKVMQSHSMDVDIRHMMLLADTMTSRGEVLAVNRLGMSKMKGSVLMLASFEKTADHLFNASVNGREDKIEGVSECIIMGTQIQVGTGMMKIRQRVDSMPKFKYALDPIVA; translated from the exons ATGGCGGTGAGACCGAAAGAGCAAATACAATTCACGAAGCAACCGTATATGGAGGACAATGAGCCTCGCAAACT TGAAAGCATTAAGTTTTCAATGTTTTCGGAGGCGGAAATTGGCAAAGTTGCTGAAGTTCAAGTTTCTAAAACTAATTATTATGATGCTCAGAAGAAGCCTATTGCTAATGGTCTTTTGGACCCTCGAATG GGCCCTCCAAACAAGCATAGTGGTCCTTGCGCTACGTGCCATACCAAATATGAAGATTGTCCGGGCCATTATGGTTATTTTAAACTAGCGCTACCTGTTTACAACGTCGGCTTTGTTGGTGCCAGCCTAGAAGTTTTAAAGTGTATATGCAAG TCTTGTTCACGTATCCTGTTACCGGAAAAAGACTGTAAAGAATTTCTAAAGAAGATGAGGGGTTCCAAGGATCCATTGCAGAAAAATGAGTTGAAGAAAAAGATTGTGAAAAAGTGTTCCTCAAAAGCAGAAGTGAAGTGCTATAGATGTGGATACATTAATG GAAAGGTGAAGAAGGGTGCTACTGTGTTGCAAATAGTCCATAATTGTCCAAAGCAGGAAAAAAGTATTGAAGAAGGCAGAACAGGCTTTTTTACACCAATAAGCCCACAAGAGGCACTTTTATTGTTTAACCAAATGCATGATCAG GACTGTGAGCTACTCTATTTAAGTGAGAGGCCTGAGAAATTTATAACTAGTACCATCCTTGTTCCACCAACTTGCATCCGCCCGTCTGTTTTTGTTGGTGGAGGACTGCAAAG CAATGAAAATGACATAACTGAAAGATTTAAGAGAATCATTCAAGCAAGTGCCTGTCTTCGGCAGGGAATGCAAGAACCGAGTAACACAGTAAAATTTCTG GATGACTGGGAGTACCTTCAAGTTGAAGTGGCTCATTATATAAACAGTGACGTACGTGTGATTTCACAAAACCAACCTACTAAGCCTTTGAGTGGGTTTGTTCAACGTCTAAAAGGAAAGCAGGGACGTTTTCGTGGAAATTTGTCTGGCAAACGTGTTGAGTTTACTGGAAGGACTGTGATCTCACCTGATCCGAATTTGAAGATTACTGAG GTTGCAGTTCCGCTGCTAATGGCGTCAATATTAACTTACCCTGAGTGCGTCAACCATCATAACATCGAAAAGTTGAGGCAGTGTGTACGTAATGGGCCAAAGAAGTATCCTGGGGCAAAATTTATAATTGAGCCCAATGGTGATAAAAA GGATTTGTCATTTACTAGTAGAAAGCGTATTGCTGACGAATTGAAGATTGGCTACATAGTTCATCGTCACCTAGAAGACGGTGATGTTGTTCTTTTCAATAGACAACCAAGTTTGCATCGGATGTCTATCATGTGCCATAGG GCTAGAATTATGCCATGGAGAACCTTGAGATTTAATGAATCTGTTTGCAATCCATACAACGCTGATTTTGATGGGGATGAGATGAACATGCATGTTCCTCAAACAGAAGAGGCTCGAGCAGAGGCTTTTTTATTGATGGGG GTGCAAAACAACTTATGTACACCGAAAAATGGAACCATTTTGGTTGCCTCTACGCAGGACTTTTTGACATCATCTTTCTTAATTACGAGGAAGGATACGTTCTATGATCGTGCAGCATTTTCTCTGCTCTGCTCTTATATGGGAGACGGAATGGATGTCATTGATTTACCTTCGCCGGCTTTGATTAAG CCAATAGAGCTTTGGACTGGTAAGCAACTGTTTAGCATTCTATTACGACCACATTCAAAGATGAGGGTCTTTGTGAATCTAATGGTGAAGGAAAAGATATATTCAAAAACTGAAGACAGGAAGACAAATTGTCTGGAGGAAACCATGTGTCCAGCTGATGGTTTTGTTTATTTCCGCAACAGTGAGCTAATTTCTGGGCAAGTTGGAAAAGCTACCTTAG GGAATGGCAATAAAGTAGGGCTTTTTTCGGTTCTTCTTCGAGACTATGAGGCACATGCTGCTGCGGCTTGCATGAATCGTTTGGCAAAATTGAG TGCTAGGTGGATTGGTAATCATGGGTTTTCAATTGGTATTGATGATGTCCAACCTGGGAAACTTCTGAATGATCAGAAAAGATGCAGAATATTGGAAGGATATGAAGAATGTGATAGGTTAATACAATCTTACAGTGAGGGGAAGCTGACTCTAATGCCAGGTTGTGATGCGGCGCAAACTCTGGAAACAAAAATAACTGAGAACTTGAATGATATTCGTGAAATAGCAGCAAAG GTTTGTATGAATTCACTTCATTGGAGGAATAGCCCGTTAATTATGTCACAGTGTGGTTCCAAAGGTTCCCCAATCAATATCAGCCAAATGGTTGCATGTGTTGGACAGCAAGCAGTTGGTGGCCGCCGAGCCCCAGATGGCTTCATTGATCGTAGCTTGCCCCATTTTCCTAGGATGTCAAAGACTCCTGCG GCAAAGGGATTTGTTGCAAATTCATTTTATAGTGGCTTGACAGCTACAGAGTTTTTCTTTCATACGATGGGAGGCCGAGAAGGGCTTGTGGATACAGCT GTGAAAACAGCTGATACTGGTTATATGTCGCGTAGACTGATGAAATGCTTGGAAGACTTGGCTGTTAGTTATGACATGACCGTGCGAGATTCTAGTGGAACTATTGTTCAGTTTATTTATGGTGATGACGGGATGGATCCCGGACAGATGGAAGGAGCGGAAGGATTCCCTTTGGATTTGGCGAGGTTGCGGTTTAAAGTAGAG GCAACTTGCCCAGCTGGAGGAACTGCATCTCTGTCACTTTCAGAAATTTCTGAAACTATAAATAAGAGGCTTTCAGAATTTAATATGCGTTCACCTGGCTGTTGTTCTGATGCGTTCAAGCAAAAATTGTTCGAATTCTTTGATAAGCTAGCGCAAAGAAGATGCTTTGTATCTGAGCAGCAGCTACAG GTATTTTTGGATGCTTGTGTTTCTCGCCTTCGTTCAAAAGGAATTGAGCCTGGAACAGCTATAGGAGCTATTGGAGCGCAAAGTATAGGGGAGCCAGGAACGCAGATGACATTGAAAACCTTCCATTTTGCTGGAGTTGCCAGCATGA ATGTTACTCTTGGAGTTCCTCGAATCAAAGAAATTATTGCCGCAAGCAAAAAGATAAGTACACCAATAATTATGGCAAAACTAGTGGATGAGGATAATATGGAGAGAGCAGAGACTATAAAAGGTCAGATTGAGAAGACAAGTTTGGGGCAG GTTGCGAAGAGCATAGACATTGTCTTGACTGCTACTCGAGGATCTATAATTGTTAAGCTAGACATGAGGAAAATCAACACTTTACGGCTGGGTATAAATGCTTATGTTGTCAAGGATAAAATTGAAAAATCTCTTCGAAAGCGCATAAAAGATAAACTG AATGTTAAAGTTATCGATGATGTGGAGCTAGCTGTCACGCCGGAGGTAGAAAAAAATGTTGCTCATTTTGCTCTTCACCGTATTATGGATAAGCTGCAATATGTTGTTGTTAAG GGTATTGACACAGTTGAACGGGCCATCGTTGCTGATGATGAAAAGAGGAAGGGGAAGCTCAACTTGGTTGTTGAGGG AATAGGTCTTAGGGAGGTTATGGGAACTTATGGAATTGATGGTCTCAATACTGAGAGCAACCATATTATTGAAATGCACCAAACACTTGGAATTGAAGCTGCAAGGAGCTCTATAATCAAGGAGATTAAGAAGGTCATGCAGAGTCACTCTATGGATGTTGACATACGTCATATGATGCTTCTTGCAGATACGATGACATCCAGG GGGGAGGTTTTGGCGGTTAATAGACTTGGAATGTCAAAAATGAAAGGAAGTGTTTTAATGTTGGCTTCTTTCGAGAAAACAGCAGATCATCTTTTTAATGCGTCTGTAAATGGGAGGGAAGACAAGATTGAAGGAGTCAGTGAGTGCATCATCATGGGCACGCAAATCCAGGTTGGCACTGGAATGATGAAAATTAGGCAGAG AGTTGATTCAATGCCGAAATTCAAATATGCATTGGACCCAATTGTTGCCTAA